In a genomic window of Stakelama saccharophila:
- a CDS encoding response regulator, with the protein MNILFIEDDAMNRRVVRDMLDVAGASMAEADQAETGLRLIDEHAFDVVLLDLRMPGTDGFEVMRRIRERGDAKRDLPIIVVTADTAVDLRARCLKQGADEVLFKPVAMDALFEAIGTVLAKRGGEGAVLS; encoded by the coding sequence GTGAATATCCTGTTCATCGAGGACGACGCGATGAATCGCCGGGTGGTGCGCGACATGCTCGACGTCGCCGGCGCTTCGATGGCGGAAGCCGATCAGGCGGAGACCGGCCTGCGCCTGATCGACGAGCATGCCTTCGACGTCGTCCTGCTCGATCTGCGCATGCCGGGCACGGACGGGTTCGAGGTGATGCGGCGCATCCGCGAGCGCGGGGATGCGAAGCGCGACCTGCCCATCATCGTCGTCACCGCCGATACCGCCGTCGACCTGCGCGCGCGCTGCCTGAAACAGGGCGCGGACGAGGTGCTGTTCAAGCCCGTGGCGATGGACGCCCTGTTCGAGGCGATCGGGACGGTGCTGGCGAAGCGTGGCGGTGAGGGCGCGGTCCTTTCCTGA
- a CDS encoding ATP-binding protein, with amino-acid sequence MRFGLLSYGLLTIIASIAGILSVPAVAFPAPRQWEVDRQLDLANRSMLSDPNSALRHAEAAAKSLERYPEVDSRAGKDAESHWLRAEASLRLGRVEDARKLIEKGLAIVRALPASLQLKGKMLLTLGNVQMVSGDAAKALNSFHDAHHYFEISDDARSESLSLTSIATLYFLANDTDRALKYFSEATKVYKGDPSLSMALHNNLGNVYLQTKNYNAAIKEFSSASEYANNINDPGIKTLVLRNLAYTLALSGKLDRADQRIREAMKAERNSERFKSVPAVIVKAEIELERGNLDSAVNFADEAFQRVDTINTSADFRYAHLIAYQVYSEAGNAKKALRHLEAFNRISERSNAVASNMNAALAAARFDYKNQELRIAKLKAEELRRNVEYERSQARSQRILFFSVGGAALLLVGMLTVGLIAIRRSRNETREANSDLAATNIALERALAAKTEFLATTSHEIRTPLNGILGMTQVMLADRGLPVATRERVQVVHGAGQTMRALVDDILDVAKMETGNLAVEMLPMNLRDTLRDVARMWEEQAAARQVDFVLDVDAGPEWIESDPARIRQIVFNLLSNALKFTQAGTIALRAGTVDAEGGPRLHVAVADSGIGIPEDRQSEIFESFKQVDTSTTRKYGGTGLGLSICRSLARALGGDILLESAPGEGATFTVDLPLRRTMAPDSAESRTAERTGGLLLLDRNPISRSMLKTLLEPRTGAVQFASDPADAAAKIAIRKYSCLVIDETAVKMDGGEPFAGLAMLAGVARQHDTVSVILWKAPDAQSVAAIQASGIDHLIEKPIAGAALADRLFGTNAVPPLVSQAA; translated from the coding sequence ATGCGCTTTGGACTGCTATCTTATGGCCTGCTGACCATCATCGCGTCGATCGCGGGGATCTTGAGTGTTCCTGCTGTTGCATTTCCCGCGCCTCGACAGTGGGAAGTCGACCGTCAGCTCGACCTCGCCAACCGATCCATGCTGAGTGACCCGAACAGTGCTTTGCGCCACGCGGAGGCCGCCGCGAAATCGCTTGAAAGATATCCTGAAGTAGACAGTCGAGCAGGCAAAGATGCGGAAAGTCACTGGCTTCGGGCGGAGGCCAGCCTGCGTCTTGGAAGGGTCGAAGACGCTAGAAAGCTGATCGAGAAGGGGCTGGCGATCGTGCGTGCGTTGCCAGCGTCACTGCAGCTCAAAGGCAAGATGTTACTGACACTTGGCAACGTTCAGATGGTTTCCGGTGATGCGGCAAAAGCACTGAACAGCTTTCATGATGCACATCACTATTTCGAGATATCTGACGATGCGCGCAGCGAATCCTTGTCACTCACCAGTATTGCCACGCTCTACTTCCTAGCGAATGATACAGACAGAGCGCTAAAATATTTTTCCGAAGCGACGAAGGTGTACAAAGGAGACCCGTCCCTTTCAATGGCGCTGCACAATAATCTGGGAAATGTATATCTTCAAACCAAAAATTATAATGCAGCGATAAAGGAGTTTTCTAGTGCATCTGAATACGCCAATAATATTAACGATCCCGGCATAAAAACTTTAGTTCTTCGAAACTTAGCGTATACCCTTGCTTTGTCCGGAAAGCTTGATCGCGCGGATCAGCGTATTAGAGAAGCAATGAAGGCTGAACGTAACTCCGAACGATTCAAATCAGTTCCTGCGGTAATAGTGAAGGCGGAAATAGAATTAGAGAGAGGCAATCTTGATAGCGCAGTTAACTTCGCGGACGAGGCATTCCAACGCGTCGACACCATTAATACGTCTGCTGATTTTCGGTACGCGCATTTGATCGCCTATCAAGTTTATTCGGAAGCCGGAAACGCGAAGAAGGCGTTGAGGCATTTGGAAGCGTTCAACCGCATTTCCGAAAGGTCCAACGCAGTCGCCTCGAACATGAACGCCGCGCTCGCGGCGGCCCGGTTCGATTACAAGAACCAGGAACTGCGCATCGCCAAGCTCAAGGCGGAGGAGCTTCGCCGGAACGTGGAATATGAGCGGTCGCAGGCGCGTTCGCAGCGTATTCTGTTCTTCAGCGTCGGCGGGGCTGCGCTGCTGCTGGTGGGGATGCTCACCGTCGGCCTGATCGCCATTCGGCGCAGCCGCAACGAAACGCGCGAAGCCAATAGCGACCTCGCCGCCACCAATATCGCGCTCGAGCGGGCGCTCGCGGCCAAGACCGAATTCCTCGCCACCACCAGCCACGAAATCCGCACGCCGCTCAACGGCATTCTCGGCATGACGCAGGTGATGCTGGCCGATCGCGGCCTGCCCGTGGCCACGCGCGAGCGGGTTCAGGTGGTCCACGGCGCCGGCCAGACCATGCGCGCGCTGGTCGACGACATCCTCGACGTGGCGAAGATGGAGACCGGCAACCTGGCGGTCGAGATGCTGCCGATGAACCTGCGCGATACGCTGCGCGATGTCGCCCGGATGTGGGAGGAACAGGCCGCGGCGCGGCAGGTCGATTTCGTCCTCGACGTCGACGCCGGTCCCGAGTGGATCGAAAGCGATCCCGCGCGTATTCGCCAGATCGTGTTCAACCTCTTGTCGAACGCGCTCAAATTCACGCAGGCGGGAACCATCGCGCTTCGCGCCGGCACGGTGGATGCGGAGGGCGGACCGCGGCTGCACGTCGCCGTGGCCGATAGCGGCATCGGCATCCCAGAAGACAGGCAGTCCGAAATCTTCGAATCGTTCAAGCAGGTCGATACCAGCACGACACGCAAATATGGCGGCACCGGTCTGGGGCTTTCGATCTGTCGCAGTCTGGCGCGGGCGCTGGGCGGCGATATCCTGCTCGAAAGCGCACCGGGGGAGGGGGCGACCTTCACCGTCGACCTGCCGCTGCGGCGCACGATGGCGCCGGATTCGGCCGAATCGCGCACCGCGGAACGGACGGGCGGGCTTCTCCTGCTCGACCGCAATCCCATTTCGCGCAGCATGCTCAAGACGCTGCTGGAGCCGCGGACGGGTGCCGTTCAATTCGCGTCCGATCCGGCCGACGCGGCCGCGAAGATAGCGATCCGAAAATATTCCTGCCTGGTCATTGACGAGACGGCCGTGAAGATGGATGGGGGCGAACCGTTTGCGGGGCTCGCGATGCTGGCAGGTGTCGCGCGGCAGCATGATACGGTTTCCGTGATATTGTGGAAGGCGCCGGATGCCCAGTCCGTTGCCGCGATACAAGCGAGCGGAATCGATCACCTGATTGAAAAGCCGATCGCGGGCGCGGCGCTCGCCGATCGATTATTCGGAACGAACGCTGTTCCGCCTCTTGTTTCGCAGGCGGCATAG
- the rfbB gene encoding dTDP-glucose 4,6-dehydratase, whose translation MANLLVTGGAGFIGANFVRLRRETRPDEAITVLDALTYAGRRDNLEGVADIRFVHGDIADTALVTRLLDAGIDTIVHFAAESHVDRSISDPDAFVRTNVLGTQALLRAAKTAWLDSGDGRPHRFHHVSTDEVFGSLAPHDPPFTETTPYAPNSPYAASKAASDHLVRAFHRTYGLQVTTSNCSNNFGPFQNPEKLIPLFLANALTGRALPIYGDGMNVRDWLYVADHCEGIARILDAGEVGETYNIGGGMEVPNLTVIDAICSFVDRIFAEQPELARRFPDAPAAGGRPTADLKRFVADRPGHDRRYAIDASRIADRLGFRPRHDFAEGLDRTCRWYLDHPDWWARSPAPQSLSRVA comes from the coding sequence ATGGCTAATCTGCTGGTGACGGGCGGAGCCGGCTTCATCGGCGCCAATTTCGTGCGATTGAGGCGCGAAACCCGACCCGACGAAGCGATCACGGTGCTCGATGCGCTGACCTATGCCGGGCGGCGCGACAATCTGGAAGGCGTGGCCGACATCCGCTTCGTCCACGGCGACATCGCCGACACCGCTCTCGTCACCCGGCTGCTGGATGCGGGAATCGATACGATCGTCCACTTCGCGGCGGAAAGCCATGTCGACCGCTCCATCTCCGATCCGGACGCGTTCGTGCGGACCAACGTGCTGGGAACCCAGGCGCTGCTGCGGGCGGCCAAGACGGCCTGGCTCGATTCGGGCGACGGGCGGCCGCACCGGTTCCACCATGTCTCCACCGACGAGGTGTTCGGCAGCCTGGCACCGCACGATCCACCCTTCACCGAGACCACGCCTTATGCCCCCAATTCGCCTTATGCCGCATCGAAGGCGGCGTCGGACCACCTCGTCCGCGCCTTTCACCGCACCTACGGCCTGCAGGTGACGACGAGCAATTGTTCCAACAATTTCGGCCCGTTCCAGAACCCGGAAAAACTGATCCCGCTGTTCCTCGCCAATGCGCTGACCGGCCGGGCGCTGCCGATCTACGGCGACGGGATGAACGTGCGCGACTGGTTATACGTCGCCGATCACTGCGAAGGCATCGCGCGCATCCTGGACGCCGGGGAGGTGGGCGAGACCTACAATATCGGCGGCGGCATGGAAGTGCCCAACCTGACGGTAATCGATGCGATCTGTTCGTTCGTCGACCGCATCTTCGCCGAGCAGCCGGAGCTTGCCCGCCGCTTTCCCGACGCACCGGCGGCCGGGGGGCGCCCCACCGCCGATCTCAAGCGGTTCGTGGCGGACCGGCCCGGCCACGACCGGCGCTATGCGATCGATGCTTCGCGGATCGCCGATCGGCTGGGCTTTCGTCCGCGCCACGATTTCGCCGAGGGACTGGACCGAACCTGCCGCTGGTATCTGGATCACCCGGACTGGTGGGCCCGGTCGCCCGCGCCGCAGAGCCTCTCGCGCGTCGCCTGA